A DNA window from Stutzerimonas stutzeri contains the following coding sequences:
- a CDS encoding TonB-dependent receptor, whose amino-acid sequence MPYQLCCRGTPRRTLLSLAITSLLPGFAHADQPLDLGRQDVVATTPLPGIDLPKDQVPANIRTLDDNALRELGGQSLAEKLQRGLPSVTVNETQGNPYQADLNYRGFSASPLLGTPQGLSVFLDGVRVNEAFGDVVHWDLIPNTAIANMALVPGSNPLYGLNTLGGALALQTKRGDTHPGGSAELYGGSFGRQGGSVEHGGRHEEFSWYLAAEGMDEDGWRDHSPSEVRQLFGKFAWTTETTDLALTLAHADNDLIGNGLIPESMHDQRRKAIFTYPDQTENRSHLMALSASHWLNDSDRLSGTVYLRRTRTATLNGDGNDEYEDEYEEWEDGGFIGAGPESGVLNRTRTAQRAYGLALQWSRYVGAHQFAFGLAHDNTRASFQQSEQGGALTDARGIVANEDEEQANSLLGRTRTSSLYATDTWSLSNTLQLTGSLRYNRTRVINTDRMGDALNGDFTYRKLNPALGFAWQLRPALTVYGGFSQGNRAPTPIELGCADPENPCSLPNAMAADPFLEQVVTRSLEFGLRGELAGDIRWNATAFRSMNHDDLLFVGTGGSKGYFTNFGRTRRQGIELGLAGEQGPFDWRVDYTYLHATFRSTACILAENNSTEGEGGCPDDEIRIARGDYLPGLPKHHLKLGLDWNLNERLRVGTSILAYSAQYVRGNENNRHQPNEEFEGRGKLPGYAVVNLTADYRLARGWTLFGRLDNLFDKRYATGGALAENPFVGVGNAFETDPDEWRHEQFIAPGAPRAGWLGVRYRWDAL is encoded by the coding sequence ATGCCGTATCAGCTTTGTTGCCGCGGGACGCCCCGACGCACGCTGCTTTCCCTCGCCATCACCAGCCTGTTGCCTGGATTCGCTCATGCCGACCAGCCGCTCGATCTCGGCCGCCAGGATGTGGTGGCGACGACGCCGCTGCCAGGCATCGACCTGCCCAAGGATCAGGTGCCTGCCAACATTCGCACGCTGGACGACAACGCTTTGCGCGAGCTGGGCGGCCAGTCGCTTGCCGAGAAGCTGCAGCGAGGGCTACCCAGCGTTACGGTCAACGAGACGCAGGGCAACCCCTATCAGGCGGATCTCAATTATCGTGGCTTCAGCGCGTCCCCCCTGCTTGGTACGCCCCAGGGGTTGTCGGTATTTCTCGATGGCGTGCGGGTCAACGAAGCGTTCGGCGATGTGGTGCATTGGGACCTGATTCCCAATACCGCCATCGCCAACATGGCCTTGGTTCCGGGTTCCAATCCGCTGTACGGACTGAACACCCTGGGTGGCGCGCTGGCACTGCAGACCAAGCGCGGCGATACCCATCCGGGTGGTTCGGCAGAGCTTTATGGCGGCTCCTTCGGACGCCAGGGTGGATCGGTGGAGCACGGCGGCAGGCATGAGGAGTTTTCCTGGTACCTGGCCGCCGAGGGCATGGATGAAGACGGCTGGCGTGACCATTCGCCGTCCGAGGTTCGCCAGCTGTTCGGCAAGTTCGCCTGGACGACCGAAACGACCGACCTGGCGCTGACGTTGGCTCACGCCGACAACGACCTGATCGGCAACGGCCTGATTCCAGAAAGCATGCACGACCAGCGGCGCAAGGCGATCTTCACCTACCCTGACCAGACAGAGAATCGCAGCCACCTGATGGCGCTTTCTGCCAGTCACTGGCTTAACGACAGCGACCGGCTGTCCGGCACGGTGTATCTGCGGCGCACGCGGACCGCGACCCTCAATGGCGATGGCAACGACGAGTACGAGGACGAATACGAAGAGTGGGAGGACGGCGGCTTCATCGGCGCAGGGCCGGAAAGCGGCGTACTGAACCGCACCCGTACCGCGCAGCGTGCTTATGGACTGGCACTGCAGTGGAGCCGTTACGTCGGCGCCCACCAGTTTGCCTTCGGGCTGGCTCATGACAACACGCGCGCAAGTTTCCAGCAGAGCGAGCAAGGCGGCGCGCTTACCGATGCGCGCGGCATCGTAGCCAATGAAGACGAGGAGCAAGCGAACAGCTTGCTCGGGCGCACCCGTACCTCCAGCCTCTACGCCACCGACACCTGGTCGCTGAGCAACACGCTGCAGCTGACCGGTTCGCTGCGCTACAACCGAACCCGCGTGATCAATACCGATCGCATGGGTGATGCGCTGAACGGCGACTTCACTTATCGCAAGCTCAACCCGGCATTGGGCTTTGCCTGGCAACTGCGCCCGGCGTTGACTGTTTATGGCGGCTTTTCTCAGGGCAATCGGGCACCCACGCCGATCGAACTGGGTTGTGCCGACCCGGAGAACCCCTGCAGCCTGCCAAACGCCATGGCGGCCGATCCGTTTCTCGAACAGGTGGTCACCCGCAGCCTGGAGTTCGGCCTGCGCGGCGAGCTGGCGGGCGACATACGCTGGAACGCGACGGCGTTTCGCAGCATGAACCATGACGACTTGCTATTCGTTGGCACCGGGGGCAGCAAGGGCTACTTCACCAACTTCGGACGGACCCGGCGACAGGGTATCGAGCTGGGCCTGGCGGGCGAACAGGGGCCTTTCGATTGGCGAGTGGATTACACCTATCTGCACGCTACCTTCCGCTCCACGGCTTGCATCCTGGCCGAAAACAACAGCACCGAAGGCGAGGGCGGCTGCCCGGATGATGAGATCCGTATTGCCCGCGGCGACTACCTTCCCGGGTTGCCCAAGCATCACCTCAAGCTGGGGCTGGACTGGAATCTCAACGAGCGTTTGCGTGTCGGCACCAGCATCCTGGCGTACTCGGCGCAGTACGTGCGTGGCAACGAGAACAATCGTCATCAGCCCAACGAGGAATTCGAGGGACGCGGCAAGCTACCCGGTTATGCGGTGGTCAACCTCACGGCTGACTATCGCCTGGCACGTGGCTGGACGCTGTTCGGTCGGCTCGACAACCTGTTCGACAAGCGCTACGCCACCGGCGGTGCGTTGGCGGAGAACCCGTTCGTAGGCGTCGGTAATGCCTTCGAAACGGACCCGGATGAATGGCGTCACGAGCAGTTCATCGCACCCGGAGCACCACGTGCCGGTTGGTTGGGCGTACGTTATCGCTGGGATGCGCTATAA
- a CDS encoding MFS transporter, producing MSSRLRIVLALGSAQTLAWGSTYYLPAILAEPMAREMGISTGNVFAAFSMALVVTAVLGPLSGKRIDQHGGRDVLALSSIVFAGGLAILGLASGPSMLWLGWLVIGIGMAMGLYESAFSTLTGIYGRDARGAITGITLLAGFASTVCWPISGWLNAEFGWRATCLAWAGAHLVIGLPLNRLLIPVGIQTASSPPEQSQAPATSSGSALIMALLAFVFAATWFTSTAMAAHLPRLLQESGLSAAAAIGVAALVGPAQVGARCLEFVVLQRFHPLFSARLAAIAHPIGAAGVMLVGAPAAAAFVVLHGGGNGILTIAKGTLPLALFGPNGYGLRQGLLMMPARFAQALSPLVFALLMDEVGNGALWLSAALGVLAYAALSLMQRITRAG from the coding sequence GTGTCGTCACGACTGCGCATAGTCCTGGCCCTGGGCAGCGCACAGACCCTCGCCTGGGGCTCGACTTATTACCTCCCGGCAATTCTTGCCGAGCCGATGGCGCGCGAGATGGGCATCTCGACTGGCAATGTATTCGCGGCATTTTCCATGGCATTGGTCGTCACCGCCGTGCTCGGGCCGCTGTCCGGCAAGCGCATCGATCAGCATGGCGGTCGCGATGTGCTGGCGCTGTCCAGCATCGTCTTCGCAGGCGGGCTGGCGATTCTCGGGCTTGCAAGCGGGCCGTCGATGCTCTGGCTCGGCTGGTTGGTAATCGGAATCGGCATGGCGATGGGGCTCTACGAGTCTGCGTTTTCCACGCTCACCGGTATCTACGGCCGCGATGCGCGAGGGGCGATCACCGGCATAACGCTACTCGCCGGCTTCGCCAGTACCGTTTGCTGGCCCATAAGCGGTTGGCTGAACGCGGAGTTCGGCTGGCGGGCAACGTGCCTGGCCTGGGCCGGCGCGCACCTGGTCATCGGGCTACCGCTGAACCGGCTGTTGATCCCCGTCGGTATTCAGACTGCGTCTTCACCCCCGGAACAATCACAGGCCCCGGCGACGAGTTCGGGGTCAGCATTGATTATGGCGCTGCTGGCCTTCGTCTTCGCGGCCACCTGGTTCACCAGCACGGCGATGGCCGCGCACTTGCCGCGTTTGCTGCAGGAGTCGGGGCTCTCGGCTGCCGCTGCCATCGGCGTTGCGGCGCTGGTCGGGCCGGCTCAGGTTGGCGCGCGCTGCTTGGAGTTCGTCGTGCTGCAGCGCTTCCATCCACTGTTCTCCGCACGCCTTGCAGCTATCGCGCATCCCATCGGGGCTGCTGGGGTCATGTTGGTCGGCGCGCCCGCGGCCGCGGCATTCGTGGTGTTGCATGGCGGCGGTAACGGCATTCTGACGATTGCCAAGGGTACGTTGCCGCTAGCGTTATTCGGCCCGAACGGGTATGGCCTGCGCCAGGGTTTGTTGATGATGCCGGCACGCTTCGCCCAGGCCCTCTCACCGTTGGTTTTCGCGTTGCTGATGGATGAGGTGGGCAACGGTGCGCTCTGGTTGTCCGCTGCGTTGGGGGTACTTGCCTACGCGGCGCTCTCGTTGATGCAACGAATCACGCGCGCAGGCTGA
- a CDS encoding 3'-5' exonuclease, with protein MSQKPIIHIPQHPAIEQLPAFAGLARQRIVLPKTPEAFSAAVSEIVAASWIGFDTESKPTFKVGEVSHGPHLIQFATPDTGYLFQIGTPGCLHAVRAVLQTPEVIKIGFGLKSDRSRLHAKLDIHAASLLDLGSVLRYQGKKGQVGLRGAVAAILGARIDKSRRVATSNWANAVLTDAQQAYAANDAYAALLVFLGLSPEHQALLLQYAGTSGQEQRNRLSTGI; from the coding sequence GTGAGTCAGAAGCCGATCATCCATATCCCTCAGCACCCGGCCATCGAGCAGTTGCCGGCTTTCGCTGGCCTGGCGCGCCAGCGCATCGTTCTACCCAAAACGCCGGAGGCTTTCAGCGCGGCGGTGAGCGAGATCGTTGCGGCCTCCTGGATCGGCTTCGATACGGAGTCCAAGCCAACCTTCAAAGTCGGGGAAGTGTCCCACGGTCCTCATCTGATCCAATTCGCCACGCCCGATACTGGCTATCTGTTCCAGATTGGCACCCCCGGCTGCCTCCATGCCGTCCGCGCCGTACTGCAAACCCCGGAGGTCATAAAAATCGGCTTCGGTCTCAAGTCGGACCGCTCGCGCCTGCATGCAAAGCTGGATATCCATGCGGCCAGCTTGTTGGATCTGGGTTCGGTACTTCGCTATCAGGGTAAGAAGGGCCAGGTCGGGCTGCGCGGTGCGGTGGCAGCCATTCTCGGCGCACGCATAGACAAATCGCGCAGAGTGGCTACCTCCAACTGGGCAAACGCCGTCCTGACCGACGCCCAGCAGGCCTACGCGGCAAATGACGCCTACGCCGCACTGCTGGTTTTTCTCGGCTTGAGCCCAGAGCACCAGGCACTGCTGCTGCAGTACGCGGGCACGTCAGGCCAGGAACAACGCAACCGCCTGTCCACAGGTATCTGA